The Acidobacteriota bacterium genome includes the window GACTCCGGTGGTCGTGCTCCATGCGCTGCTGATGGGTGCGTACAAGGCGAGCGGCTTGCTGGATCGCCTGACAACCGCCATGAATCCGTGGCTGCGGCCGTTCGGCATGACGGGCCGGGAGTTGGCGCGCGTCGTGATGGGTTTCGGCTGCAACGTGCCCGCCGTCATCAGCGCGCGATCGTCGTCGGCTTGCTCGCGCGGCGTATGCGTCTCGGCCATCGCTTTCGGTTCGGCCTGTTCGTATCAGTTGGGAGCCACGCTGGCGGTCTTCGCCGCGGCGGGACGACCCGGGTTGATCGTACTCTACCTGCTCTATCTCGGCGTTACGACTCTCGCCTACTCCCGCCTCAGCGCGCCGCCGGCGGCTCGTTCTCCCTTCAATGTGCTGTTGACGGAGGGCCGGGTATTCTTGACTTGGCCGCGCCCGAGCGCCGTCCGGCTTGAGGCGCAGGGCGTTGTTGGGGAGTTCTTTCGCAGGGCCTTGCCGATCTTCTTTCTGATCACAGCCGCGGCTTCCCTGTTGCATTGGCTGGGCGCGCTGCAAGCTGCGTCGGCCGTCGTCGAGCCGGCGATGGCCGCCTTTCGATTGCCCTCGGAAGCGGCCCTGGCGGTGGTCTTGGCGAGCGTGCGCAAGGACGGCATCCTGC containing:
- a CDS encoding ferrous iron transporter B — translated: TPVVVLHALLMGAYKASGLLDRLTTAMNPWLRPFGMTGRELARVVMGFGCNVPAVISARSSSACSRGVCVSAIAFGSACSYQLGATLAVFAAAGRPGLIVLYLLYLGVTTLAYSRLSAPPAARSPFNVLLTEGRVFLTWPRPSAVRLEAQGVVGEFFRRALPIFFLITAAASLLHWLGALQAASAVVEPAMAAFRLPSEAALAVVLASVRKDGILLLAEPGVAASLSAVQLLTAVYLAGVLLPCLVTCLTIAREQGRGFALRLVGRQAVAATGFSALLAWGGAWL